A window of the Tiliqua scincoides isolate rTilSci1 chromosome 5, rTilSci1.hap2, whole genome shotgun sequence genome harbors these coding sequences:
- the LOC136652076 gene encoding DNA-directed RNA polymerases I, II, and III subunit RPABC5-like, whose product MIIPVRCFTCGKVVGNKWEAYLGLLQAEYTEGDALDALGLKRYCCRRMLLSHVDLIEKLLNYAPLEK is encoded by the exons ATGATCATCCCTGTCCGCTGCTTCACCTGTGGCAAAGTCGTGGGCAATAAGTGGGAGGCGTATCTGGGCCTGTTGCAAGCTGAATACACAGAAGG GGATGCATTGGATGCACTCGGCCTGAAGCGCTACTGCTGCCGACGGATGCTTCTGTCGCATGTGGATTTAATCGAGAAGCTGCTGAATTACGCACCTTTGGAGAAGTAA